A portion of the Mytilus galloprovincialis chromosome 12, xbMytGall1.hap1.1, whole genome shotgun sequence genome contains these proteins:
- the LOC143054163 gene encoding glycine, glutamate and proline-rich protein-like: MKTFFLLSAVIFATDAANYNCHGDVTQLHPTGMGIAYGGMAGSHQAIDQDIAEINKRKSCYVQAGAANCIHPAVIAGLASRESRAGKLLYSTSGWGDHHNAYGIMQCDINANPLHSIHKTCTSYHWDSCAHINAMTAHVLVPNIQGVKRKHHSWSDAQALQGGVAAYNFGLGNVQSWGGLDVGSTHNDYSNDVIARAQWLINHYHW; the protein is encoded by the exons ATGAAAACGTTTTTCCTTTTATCTGCTGTAATTTTTGCAACTGATGCAGCGA ACTATAATTGTCATGGTGATGTGACACAGCTTCATCCAACAGGAATGGGCATTGCATATGGAG GTATGGCAGGTTCGCACCAGGCTATTGATCAGGATATTGCTGAGATCAATAAACGAAAGTCTTGTTATGTACAAGCAGGAGCTGCGAACT GTATACATCCTGCAGTTATTGCTGGTCTTGCTAGTCGGGAATCTCGCGCCGGAAAGCTTTTATATAGTACAAGCGGCTGGGGTGATCATCATAACGCATACGGTATCATGCAG TGTGACATCAATGCTAACCCACTACATAGTATTCATAAAACATGTACATCTTACCACTGGGACAGCTGTGCCCACATAAACGCTATGACAGCGCATGTCCTAGTTCCAAATATACAAGGTGTTAAACGCAAGCATCATTCGTGGTCGGATGCGCAAGCGTTACAAG gTGGAGTAGCTGCATACAACTTTGGTTTAGGCAATGTACAGAGTTGGGGCGGATTGGATGTGGGATCAACACATAATGACTACAGCAACGACGTAATTGCACGTGCTCAATGGCTAATTAACCATTATCATTGGTAG